Proteins from a single region of Thermococcus sp.:
- the speD gene encoding adenosylmethionine decarboxylase, which translates to METIGFHYVVEAAGCDPEVLSDADRIREIFLEAAKVGNMEVKSSYFFKFSPTGVSGVVIVAESHISVHTWPEKGYAALDVYTCGTKANPEKAVDYILEQFKAKYAHVSEIKRGIEEDDDTFTHMIMTWEESLRKNGNGNG; encoded by the coding sequence ATAGAGACCATCGGCTTTCACTACGTTGTTGAGGCCGCTGGCTGTGACCCGGAAGTACTCAGTGACGCTGACAGGATAAGAGAGATATTCCTCGAGGCGGCGAAGGTCGGCAACATGGAGGTCAAGTCAAGCTACTTCTTCAAGTTCTCACCAACGGGTGTCAGTGGAGTTGTCATCGTTGCCGAGAGCCACATTTCGGTACATACATGGCCGGAGAAAGGTTACGCGGCTCTGGACGTTTACACCTGCGGAACCAAGGCCAACCCGGAGAAGGCCGTTGACTACATCCTCGAGCAGTTCAAGGCCAAGTACGCCCACGTCAGCGAGATAAAGAGGGGCATTGAAGAGGACGACGACACATTCACCCACATGATAATGACATGGGAAGAGAGCCTCAGGAAAAACGGAAACGGGAATGGCTAA